In the Acomys russatus chromosome 20, mAcoRus1.1, whole genome shotgun sequence genome, GTCACCAGTTCTGGATTATTCTTAAGTGCtgcctaaaaatattttctctcattacCCGAGTTGTAATATTTTGCAGCCCAGACtatttgtgttcatttattttctcattaatataACTTTTATCTCGTGAGCTGACACTAAACTCTTTATATGGATGTGAATAACATAGCACTTGTTTCATATTTATCCACACATGTATTTTAAAGTTGCAGCATACAAAACTTATGACTCCTTAAAGATtgtagaaatctttttttttaaatttttttattaatttattcttgttacatctcaatgtttatcccatcccttggattgTAGAAATCTTAATTGTTGGATTTAACAGTGTTCAAATTAATGCAAAACAAATTCAGCCAAAATCATACACTATTCTAAAGGATAGCTAAAGAATACATGAAAAGTGACTTTCAAGGGCATGATAATTAggttttctttcaaaattcttCAATTCTTTGGCTGAACtcaatactttttttaaaaaaatttgagacaaggtctcattgtagTCCTGAATTTGTGACAGGTCCTGCTACATTCAGGGTATTGGGATTGTAGGCATTGCACTAGCACTCCTAGTTAATTAACCTACTGGGAACTTTATTATAATTGAACTATATACAGAGCGTATGCTTCCATCTTTTGCCAACTTAGGAAATTTGTATGTAGCCTGGCATTCCATTCCCCAAATTCTCTGGAACTTTAAAGATGGAACTGAACATAAATCCATGAGTAGTGTGGGTGGatccattataatttttattaattttctggaCTGACTTGttctaattttctctctttaGTACTGAAGACTTTTCAATGCTTTAAAAGAAAGTTTGTGGTGGGCCAAATGAGATGGCCAGCTATTCTGACAACTGGAGTTTGAtcccaagacccacatgatagaagtaGAAAATCAACTCctcaaaattgtcctctgacttaaacaaacacacaagccatttaaaaaaaaatctcagtttttGAGTTATGTTTATGGGCAGCTCCCATTTATTTAATGATTCACAGAGTCACCAGAATGTTTTAGGTTCTTAATATTTTTTGACTAACTGATTGAAAGAAGAATTGTGTTAGTTATGACATACTAATAATTAAATATGGCAAGCTACCTAATGAATAAAACTTTTACCAGAACTATTTGAACATTATTAAGTTACCAATCTAGTTTTCAACATATCTTTTTATGTTCTCTCTTAATACTTAATTCAcgtctcctctcctgtcctctgacTTAATGAATGCAGAATTtctgatatttaattttatatttaaatatgcttCTGTGTTCCCCAAGTTACTCGCCCAACATTCTTCACTTCTTGCAATTGGATTTTGGGCACATGCAGCACAGAAattataattcttaaaatttcaACCTACTATTAATTTTTACatacttttatgtatatttgaATGAGATATGCTATTAAACTTCCAGAATTTGAAATCTCATTTTGAGATCAGGAGTGTCAGAAAAGACTGTCTCAGTAGCAAAAGTTTCTAGCTATCCATTTTATCACATGTGAGATTGTAGTTATGTGACCTCCTGTGACATCAAATGTCTCAATGACCATCAACTATCTTCCTGTTGTTATCAAGTACAATACGACAACATTATAGAAATAGCGTGGCTGTTAGTTTCCATGTCACCAATATTAGGAATAAACCCAATTACAAGCCAGGTCACAACACTCCTGATTCTCATGCGGAGAGCTAGCCCGAACACATATctttattgccttttttttttttttttgtctgcctaCAACCTAACAATAGCTTCCCTTTGCCcttgaaataaaatacaagtacTTAAAATTTCTCCTGCGTTTTACTTTCCTTGTCTCTGTAGCTTTTGAGACACTAAGATCTGGCACACTGTCCTTTATTGTGTGAATTACTGATACTTTACTCTTGCAGGCTCTTCACATGTCCTGCGTCACCTGATACACTTCTTATGCTTACCAGTCCACAGGAAAGGCAAGACCTTGGGGAGGACTTTCCTAACGACCCCTCATGAAGTTCAGTGCACTCAGCACACTTCCTGTGTCACACATTTCACACTGTTTGAGCATGTTTGAGATTTATACACCCTGCGAGATGTGAAACTGTATAAAATTTATAGATCTGATCTTGTTACCATTATAGGCATAACTTTGACAAATTAAATAACTGTCTATAGTAATACATCAATACAAGTTAAGGTAATATTTACTAAATTTCTGTAAAAGGAGAGGAAACAGTCTTAAGTACTCCACATGAAAATATAGAAGTAATTATGCATGTTCAGCCATCTAATATAAGCTATCATATTTTACCACTTTGACTTTTCATAGTGCTTCTCCAACTATTAATGTAACTCACACATtttacaaaaatttgaaaataaggaaaccaaaaaaagaaggatAATCATGTTATcacttaaaatctttttaaaacttgtagGTAGAAATTAAGGGTGAGGGTAGTAGCTTAGGATGTGTAGTGTGAGCTTGTAATGCAAATCGTGAGGACTTTTACCGGAGACAGATAATCCCATTTAGTGCATTGTGTTTGCCTAGTTTATGTTTAACTTATGTGGCACAAGAAACTCCCTCATTTGGGTCAGGTAGGTTGATAAGGGAAGTAAAGGGCACAAATCAAAACCAGTAAATAAACTAACGTCTTTTCTAAGAATTTAAAACTGCAAATGAACACATGGTGGCGCTGTTGACTAAAAAGGAGAATTAAGACTGAGTTATCTGTACAGAGAGATCCACAAAGCGATCCTATGCGATAAAACCAGGGCTTGTGGACCTGGGCAGATTTTTAAGCAAGAAAATCTGAACCTCTGGAAAACATTAGTTGTTAAGCTGTCTCCAAAAGACTTTGCTTTTCACAGAGAGCTATAAGGCTCCTCTTGGTGACAAGCTCTTGGAGAAACACCGCAGAAATACGATGGAGGCCAAAGAGGAGAGCTTCCTTAAACAAAGGCAAGTcttgcttctctttgtttttctaggTGGGTCTCTGGCTGGATCCGGGTCTAGGCGCTATTCTGTGgctgaggaaaaagagaggggcTGCTTAATAGCCAATTTAGCAAGGGATCTGGGGCTCAGTGTAGAAGAGCTGGCTGAAAGGAGAGCTCAGGCTATTTCCAAAGGGAACATACAGTATTTTCAGCTCAGTCATCAGACTGGAGATTTGCTCTTGGTTGAGAAATTGGACCGGGAGGAGCTGTGCGGTTCCACAGAGCCCTGTGTGCTGCATTTTCAGATACTGCTGCATAACCCTTTGCAGTTTATTACAAATGAAGTTGAGGTCGTAGATGTAAATGACCACGCCCCGGAGTTCTTTGAAAACGCAATGCAACTGAAAGTCCTGGAAAGCTCCCCACCCGGGACAGTCATTTCTTTGGGAAATGCTGTGGACTTGGATGTGGGAAGAAACGGACTCCAGAACTACACAGTCTCTCCCAATTCCCATTTTCATGTTCGCACCCACCGCCGTAGGGATGGAAGGAAGTATCCAGAACTAGTGCTAGACCGAGCTCTGGACCGggaggagcagccagagctcagTTTAACTCTCACAGCCCTGGATGGAGGATCCCCACCTCGGTCTGGCACGGCCCAGGTCCACATCCTGGTCCTAGACATAAACGATAACGCTCCAGAATTTACACAGTCACTCTACGAGGTTCACATTCTAGAGAAAAGCCCCATTGGCTCTGTCATTATCAcgctctcagcttctgacttaGATACGGGAACGTTTGGCGCGATATCGTATGTATTTTTTCATGCTTCTgaagaaattctcaaaacattTGAACTAAATCCTAGTACTGGTGACATACAACTAGTTAAGGGTTTAGATTATGAAACAATTAATACTTACGAGGTTGACATAGAGGCAAAGGATGGAGGAGGCCTTTCAGGAAAATGCACAGTCATAGTTCAGGTGGTTGATGTGAATGACAACCCACCTCAACTGGCTTTATCATCAGTTAACAGTCTTGTCCCTGAGAATTCGGCAGAGACTGTGGTGGCTGTTTTCAGTGTTTCCGATTTAGACTCTGGAGATAACGGAAGAGTGACATGTTCCATCCAGAACGATCTCCCGTTCATCCTAAAACCATCTGTAGAGAATTTTTATACTATAGGGTCTCAAGGAGCgctggacagagagagcagagccgAGTACAACATCACCATCACAATCTCAGACCTGGGCACACCCAGGCTCACAACCCAGCACACCATAACAGTGCAGGTGTCTGACATCAACGACAATGCCCCTGCCTTCACCCAACCCTCCTACACCCTGTTTGTCCGCGAGAACAACAGCCCCGCCCTGCACATAGGCACCATCAGCGCCACAGACTCAGACTCTGGCTCCAATGCCCACATCACCTACTCGCTGCTGCCATCCCACGACCAGCAACTGACCCTAACCTCGCTCATCTCCATCAATGCTGATAATGGGCAACTGTTCGCGCTCAGGGTTCTGGACTATGAGGCCCTGCAGGCCTTCGAGTTCCGCGTGGGCGCCACAGACGGAGGCTCGCCCACGCTCAGCAGCCAGACACTGGTGCACGTGCTGGTCCtggatgacaatgacaatgagcCCTTCTTTCTGTACCCGCTGCAGAACGCCTCTGCGCCCTGCACTGAGCTGCTACCTAGGGCGGCGGAGCCTGGCTATCTGGTCACCAAGGTGGTGGCTGTGGACCGTGACTCTGGCCAGAATGCCTGGCTGTCTTTCCAGCTGCTCAAGGCCACGGAGCCGGGGCTGTTCAGTGTGTGGGCTCACAATGGCGAAGTGCGTACCACAAGGCTGCTGAGCGAGCGCGATGCAACCaagcacaggctgctgctgctggtcaaGGACAATGGCGAGCCCCAGCGCTCTGCCAGCGTCACTCTGCATGTGCTGGTGGTGGATGGCTTCTCCCagccctacctgcctctgccagaggTGGTGCCCGACCCTACACAGGATGAAGATGCGCTCACGCTGTACCTGGTCATTGCCTTGgcttctgtgtcttctctcttcctcttgtcTGTGCTGCTGTTCGTCGGGGTGAGGCTGTGCAGGAGAGCCAGGACAACTTCTCTGGGTGTTTGCTCTGTGCCCGGGGGACATATTCCTGGCCACCTGGTGGACGTCAGCGGTATGGGGACCCTGTCCCAGAGCTACCAGTATGAGGTGTGTCTGACTGGAGACTCTAGGACTGGTGATTTCAAATTCCTAAGTCCGGTGATGCCAAACCTGTTTCTGGAAGAAGCTGAGGGAGACGTTAAGGAAAGTCCCCACTTCAGGAATAGCGTTGTAGTCAGCTAAGTATTGTAAATGGTTCATCAACTCAAAGTTCAGGTAAACTTCTTATTGTATTCTTTTAAGAAGTTGTACtagctaaatgttttctttaccaGTAATTCAACCCATGATATCCCAAATAGCTTTAACTTGTTACTTTTTATTAACACTAATTACTTAGGATTTTGTAGTTGTGGtattatatacacattttctCTATATTTGGGCATCTCTATGTAATTGTGAGATTATTATAACAGTTAATGAAACTAATATGTTCATGATATTCTGGAACTTTTCAATGCACTAAAGAAAAAGTTGAGTGTATTTGTGGAACATAGCTTTACCATATAACTTTGTAGATTTTCAGGCATAGTTTGGAATTCTTTATGAGTCTTTGGCCTTTTTGAGTTAAGCAACTTGAATAGCTGTAAAATTTAGTACACTTCTTTCTCCTAAATTTATGTAAACACACACTTCATTAAAACGTCAGTGCATGGAAGTTGTGCCATGTCCTGTTGTGAACACTGTGCATCCTAAAGATTGTTATGTGCATTTGTCCACAAGCATGTCATAAATACTAAGATTAACCTTCTAAAGTAAttattatacaataaaaattaaggagAAATGTCATATgcttgctctcctcctcctcctcttctttttcctcctcctcctcctctcctcctcctcctccttctccttctcctccttctcctcctcctcctcctcctcctcctcctccttcttcttcttcttcttcttcttcttcttccttctccttcttttgtgAAGCCGGTCTGTTAAATCACTGGTTTAAAAAGTAATGTCAGAAACTGAATTATGAACCAATTTCTTCTAAGTTTATTGAGGACTCTTGAGGGTGTtaaccttctctttctccttacttCCTTTACCATTTGGACAGAAGTCCAAGTATAATGAACAGATTGAATTTTCTTGGAGTTTCTTAGTTTTCCATGCCATTCAGAAGAGGAAATTTCTTCTGAATTTTGTCTCTCATCTTTAATGCTGATGGTTGGTCTCAGTTTACTTTGTAATACTTGATAGCAATAGgaaattttttaatctttaaaattatttttgatgtttaatttcaCTGCTGTTCCCCAGTGTAGCCTTCAGTTATAGATTAGTTTAGTTTTATATTAAGGAAAGCTTTGTGTGAAATAGATATGCTTTTGAACATGAATATGCTGAAACAATATTTGTTTGAATAGTGACTGTTTGCTGTAATGTTCAACAAGCCTGGTGAAGTTATTGTGTGATTTCCAAGTAGATTTATTTAGTTCTGACTATAAGATGCCATCGAAATTTTTTGCCAGAAAAAAATTGAGccatttaaaaactttctttataatctaatgtttattttaaaatccagTATATTATACTCCTAGAGTTTTAGAACATATACATTACTTTTACCTCCAAGAATACAACAAAAAGGGAAGTTAATGATAGTTTGGtttctaattcttcttcttcttcttcttcttcttcttcttcttcttcttcttcttcttctttattttttttttgagacagggtttctctgtgtagccttggctatcctggactcactttgtagaccaggctggtctcaaactcacagagatccacctgcctctgcctccgagtgctgggattaaaggcctgtgctgccatgcccGGCTGCTTGACTTATTCTTGAAACAGTTTTTAATCTTGACCCAACTTTAAAAGTACCCCAAGAAAGATATAAAACTCAGAGAAGAATGAAGCACAAATATGGTAAACAAGATTAACAGCTTTCCAATTGTTATCAgctatataaacaaaatatatttgatatggCAATTAAAATAAACCTAATTATGCTTGAGCATCATGACAAATCAAGTTCACTTTAATTTAGCTACCCAAGTCCattttgtataataatataaacaaaagtgGGGAAATATATGCCAAGGAATACTCCACTCATTTCCCTTTTGTGTATTCAAAATCATGGAACATTCCCGACCAGCTAGGAGCCACCACAAGCTTATGTAATTAAACCAGCAATTTAAATTTCTGTTACTACAGTGTAGTAGTAAACATGACCCAAATATCctacatataatatataccttAGGGAAAAGGTCATTTTGTTGTTACTGAACAAAAGTGGAGAATAGAGGCTAGGTTTCTTGATAATGGCACATATGctaacatgtttcttttttccctcagatGCTTCTATTACATGTGTGTCTCTCGCAATTCACCGCTGTTGTTTTCAGACATGGGATGAGTTTAACATGTGCTGTTCTAGGGCAGAAATTCTACCAAAGGCAGCAAGTTCATATCACTTTAAGATCTGTTctgcacattctccacagttgagtggagagtgcgatatgactttctcaagtactctggtgcctcacatttgaccatgtcccctggagggggagacctggtggcactcagcaggttaccaaaaagagaattgataccctatgagcatatacagggggaggtaatccccctcaggaacagtcgtaggggaggggcataaggggaaaatgggagggagggaagaatgggagggtacaagggatgggataaccattgagatgtaacaagaataaattaataataagaaaaaatagcaGACTAAACTAATTACTGGACAGAACAAATGACAACTTCTAATTGAGAAAAATCCGTATTTGAGCTAAACTTAAAATGATATTGTTCCAAAGACTTATAGATGACTAtatatttaaagactttttacAAATATAGAAACATTACTTATCTTCTAGCAAAGTAGGTAAGAGTAAatagaggcagacagagaaaacTAATGAAATTGTGAATAAATTAGATAATGTTATCTATTTTGAATGGGATTTGGTCATGTTCCTACATGCTGGTGGctattttctttatcaaataaACATGTCGTAAGActcaaacaattaataaaaaatcttttataaaaaagaTCTGTTCTGCTTAGCACTATCAAAAGTCACACAATAcacatattttatgtgtaaggtTAAAAATTATACGTACATATGTAGAATTAACCTTCTATATTAGATTGTTTATTTGACACCAAAAAAGCAATTATAATTACAGGTTAAAAGCCAGAAATTAAGCCTggcatagtgatgcatgcctttaatcccagcacttgggaggaagaagcaggtggatctctgagttcaaggccaactctgtctacaaagagagttccagacagccaagggtacacagagtaatcctgtctcagaaaacaaaaataaaaacacagaaattatcTTTCTAAAATAACAGAAAGACCATGATATTATAAGAACTGTATGGGCTAAGATTTCTGAGAAGAAGGATGTAAGATCTCAATTAACAGTCTATTTTGCCCCAGAGAAATTTGCTAAGTCTGAAAACAAGCAACAGGCTCTTGAGAGAGACAAGGTAAAACAGTAAACTTTGACAGACTGGAAGATTCAAGCTTAGATCTGGTTTCCCCATTCATGATATTTAAACTCAAGGCAGACACCAAGAGTAAAGAACCTAGGAAGAAAATTCTTCAAAATCAGAGTGAAGTTTTGCTTGCTGAGAAAATAGAGTTTTGAACCTCCCATGGGAAGGGGATATGGAGAACACAACAAAAGTTCATGACTTGGAATATTGCAGAGTTGGGTAGGCCTGCAAAGAACCTTAACCAAGTATAGTGCCTGCTTGCATTAGGGTGGTATCAAGCTGACACCCTTACCTTGAGTTAGCATACCCTTACCATGAATTAGCATCATGACCCTAGATGGCTTTTATGAATTACACAACATTCTGTAAAAATTTCAAGGCACGcatcaaagaaaacacacacacacacacacacacacacacacacacacacacacacgcacgcacctaAATTCtatcaagaaaaacaagaataaaaacatatggtataggtggggcatggtggcacatgccagtgaTCCCAGTAttttggtaggcagaggcaggcagatctctgtgagttcaaggctagtctgatcttcaaagtgagttcaggacagctagtgctccacagagaaaccctgtcttgaaaaaaaatcatctagaAGATCCAGATATTAGAAATTAATGTGCCAAATAGCTTTTTAAACATATGGCTAATGCATTAAAACAATATACAAAATAGACACAAGGAAATTTTATCatcaaatagaaatattaaaCTGTAGGTTCTGTAGGTGAAAAAGACACATGATATAGAACTAAGTTGTTTAATGCAATAGCTATAAGAAACGCAGGAAAAGTGGATGCAAGATGACTCCAGATAAAACATTCagatagaaacacaaagaaaatataattaagaaagaaaagaacattagTAACATTTGGGATATAATGAAGTCCTCCAACATGCTTACAACTGTAATCCTAGAATTGAGGAGAGAATTAGAAAGAGATGATGAGAAACAATTACTAAATTGGTAAACTTCATTCACTGTTTAAGAAGCTTAGTGAAACTCagtcagaataaataaaagacaaaacaagccaGTTGTGTCACAGGAAGGTTGCTTGATTTCaagtcaaatagaaaaaaaatcttaaagcaaCCACatgaatatgataaaattattttaaaagagacacTGCAAAATGGACAGCTGGTTTTAAAGCATAAATCATGAAACTAAAGACAATGTCTTTAAGGTCTTGTAAGTTACTTTAAAAGTagaattacctgagtaaaccggaggtgcaggttagcagcttcaaaaatgaaaaaaaaaaaatgacagagacagttagctGCCTCTATAATGTTggtgcatcatcttcagccttctggcccagtatatctgacagacatatttgtgaggcaggaactatggagtacttgcttaccctgtttacAGAGAGATGGGCAATTGACTCTGCTCtgcatttttaagcagaattctgtctggggcagaaatgaggacattttgcccagtggcttgtttgccacatttgaagccatctccacaaggaggttctttgatgctcattatcttctttgaggtaggctgggcgtTGCCAGGAgataacctgtcttattgtcagagtatatttaaaataatagaaacatctttaaatgccagattctgtaggtctctgatgtttttgaagaccttatctaactattttactttatctatctatagaatcatatctatctgttaaacctaggatgtatattcttgtgataaaaatagactagtaattgacatgaccgtgatttgatcaactaacaattagcttgtattacttaactatcctaaactgcctgcaatagcactttaaaagtattggaagtaaaccttgtattataattgagttatataggtagaaatatctataatgtgtatgaagagtaattttaaatttgaattctataccaatgtatccaaattaaacttattttgcatcaatatacaaaaatctatactaatgaattaaaaataaccttttttgtgagtaacaattaaggccttaagttgaggaatagattcaatagtctactttttgtcctatcatccctgtatatttctatatttccttttctttcttttcaacccctatctccaaacctaagaaagaaagataaaggaaaagagagagatccctgagtccaaccacgttttctctctaaataaggccaataataacttataaccaactcccactgaaaataatcatctgtagCCCAAAAGAGCAACCAAAAAATGTACCCAGCCcttcttaagggaaatggggcattgttctcttaaggtttcttctggatgatttggggggaataatacctttgtaggggcccaactaaaattggggaaatggttaaacaagccaggaatagtatttgtggtccagtttctaagtgttgagagattccaggcttaattgaagtcctgtgtgggacagtctgaaatgctaggcCAATTGGGAtctgaagctgtcctgttctgatgaagaacagcaactgaagcacttggtgctggaacatgaaggatgcaggatgtccgtgtccagcatgctgagagggatgaatcctgtcaggtctgatccagcatcagtatccggttcttttgttatgaaaacatataatttctcacactcattatacaatcctaaaatataaatgtatgagtATGCAGGATGCATAAAA is a window encoding:
- the Pcdhb3 gene encoding protocadherin beta-3, producing the protein MEAKEESFLKQRQVLLLFVFLGGSLAGSGSRRYSVAEEKERGCLIANLARDLGLSVEELAERRAQAISKGNIQYFQLSHQTGDLLLVEKLDREELCGSTEPCVLHFQILLHNPLQFITNEVEVVDVNDHAPEFFENAMQLKVLESSPPGTVISLGNAVDLDVGRNGLQNYTVSPNSHFHVRTHRRRDGRKYPELVLDRALDREEQPELSLTLTALDGGSPPRSGTAQVHILVLDINDNAPEFTQSLYEVHILEKSPIGSVIITLSASDLDTGTFGAISYVFFHASEEILKTFELNPSTGDIQLVKGLDYETINTYEVDIEAKDGGGLSGKCTVIVQVVDVNDNPPQLALSSVNSLVPENSAETVVAVFSVSDLDSGDNGRVTCSIQNDLPFILKPSVENFYTIGSQGALDRESRAEYNITITISDLGTPRLTTQHTITVQVSDINDNAPAFTQPSYTLFVRENNSPALHIGTISATDSDSGSNAHITYSLLPSHDQQLTLTSLISINADNGQLFALRVLDYEALQAFEFRVGATDGGSPTLSSQTLVHVLVLDDNDNEPFFLYPLQNASAPCTELLPRAAEPGYLVTKVVAVDRDSGQNAWLSFQLLKATEPGLFSVWAHNGEVRTTRLLSERDATKHRLLLLVKDNGEPQRSASVTLHVLVVDGFSQPYLPLPEVVPDPTQDEDALTLYLVIALASVSSLFLLSVLLFVGVRLCRRARTTSLGVCSVPGGHIPGHLVDVSGMGTLSQSYQYEVCLTGDSRTGDFKFLSPVMPNLFLEEAEGDVKESPHFRNSVVVS